One genomic region from Phragmites australis chromosome 1, lpPhrAust1.1, whole genome shotgun sequence encodes:
- the LOC133909847 gene encoding cysteine proteinase inhibitor 12-like, which yields MHVAATRLAAVSAPHPLHLAPTLLLLLLLLGSAPLAIGAMAGHVLGGPRENPAAANSAETDGLARFAVEEHNKRENALLEFVRVLEAKEQVVAGTLHHLTLEAIEAGSKKVYEAKVWVKPWLDFKELQVFRHKGDATAFTNADLGAKKGGHEPGWRDVPVHDPIVKDAANHAVKSIQERSNSLFPYELVEIIRAKAEVVEDFAKFDILMKLKRGTKEEKIKAEVHKNLEGTFVLNQHQQVEHDESSSQ from the exons ATGCACGTTGCTGCGACGCGACTTGCCGCCGTCTCTGCTCCGCATCCCCTCCACCTCGCCCCgaccctcctcctcctgctgctcctcctcggtTCCGCGCCCCTCGCGATCGGAGCCATGGCCGGCCACGTCCTCGGCGGGCCGCGCGAGAACCCCGCCGCCGCTAACAGTGCGGAGACCGACGGGCTCGCCCGCTTCGCCGTCGAGGAGCACAACAAGCGCGAG AACGCGCTGCTGGAGTTCGTGCGGGTGCTGGAGGCCAAGGAGCAGGTGGTGGCCGGCACGCTGCACCACCTCACGCTCGAGGCCATCGAGGCGGGCAGCAAGAAGGTCTACGAGGCCAAGGTCTGGGTCAAGCCCTGGCTCGACTTCAAGGAGCTTCAGGTGTTCCGCCACAAAGGGGACGCCACCGCCTTCACCAACGCCGATCTTGGCGCCAAGAAAG GTGGACATGAGCCCGGTTGGCGTGATGTGCCTGTACATGATCCTATAGTCAAAGATGCTGCAAACCATGCTGTGAAATCAATCCAAGAGAGGTCAAACTCCCTGTTTCCATACGAACTTGTTGAGATCATTCGCGCAAAGGCAGAG gttgtggaagacTTTGCAAAATTTGACATTCTGATGAAACTGAAGAGAGGTACCAAGGAGGAGAAAATCAAAGCTGAGGTCCATAAGAACCTGGAAGGGACTTTCGTGTTGAACCAGCATCAGCAGGTGGAGCATGATGAATCCAGCAGCCAGTGA